In Brassica napus cultivar Da-Ae chromosome A3, Da-Ae, whole genome shotgun sequence, the sequence CGTGGATACATTTTTCTCGATGATTTGTCTCTCGATTTTAACTTTTTCCTTTGATCAGATCGATTCCAAGGACGAATCAAACCACCTTGTCGGTGAAGAAGCCATGAGACGAAACAAACGTCCTGACCTCAGCTTACCACTCCCTAACCGCAACGTGGCTCTCGCTGTCCCTCTCCCCCTCCCTCCTCCTCCATCCTCCTCCTCTGCTCTGGCCTCCTCCTCCGCGATCTCCACCAACATCTCCGCCGCCAAACGCTTATCCGAGCTAGAGCGCGTGAACCGAATCGGAAGCGGCGCCGGAGGAACGGTCTACAAAGTGATCCACCTTCCCACCTCGCGCCCCTTCGCTCTCAAGGTGATCTACGGGAACCACGACGACAACGTGAGGCGCCAGATCTGCAGAGAGATCGAGATCCTGCGGAGCGTTGACCACCCCAACGTCGTGAAATGCCACGACATGTTCGATCACAACGGCGAGGTCCAGGTCTTGCTCGAGTTCATGGACAAAGGGTCCCTCGAAGGAAGGCACGTGTCGCGAGAAAACGAGCTCGCTGGTCTCACGCGCCAGATTCTCAGCGGGTTGGCGTATATCCACCGCCGCCACATCGTCCACCGCGACATCAAACCGTCGAATCTTCTCATAAACTCGGCCAATAACGTCAagattgctgattttggagTGAGTCGGATCTTGGCGCAGACCATGGATCCTTGCAACTCCTCTGTCGGAACCATCGCTTACATGAGTCCCGAGAGGATCAACACCGATCTGAATCACGGTCGTTACGACGGTTACGCGGGAGATATATGGAGTCTTGGTGTTAGCGTGTTGGAGTTTTACTTGGGGAGGTTCCCTTTCGCTGTGAGTAGACAAGGTGACTGGGCGAGTTTAATGTGTGCTATTTGTATGACTCAGCCGCCGGAAGCTCCGGCGACGGCGTCTGAGGACTTTCGTCACTTCATCTCTTGTTGCTTGCAGAGTGACCCTCCTAAGAGGTGGTCTGCGCAGCAGCTTTTGCAGCATCCTTTTATAGTTAAATCAAGTGGTGGTCCGAATCTTCGTCAAATGTTGCCGCCGCCGCCTCCGGcgtcttagtttttttttttgcttttctctCCGGTGGTTGTGATTGGTCAGGGGAGAAACTCGGTTTGAGTCTTGTGAAGCTGCTTGAACTCGTTTTGTGTTTGGttgatgataaaatatttatatagataGTTATGATTTGTGAATGAAGATGAGTTTGGCTTTGTTATTATTGTTCATGTCAGGAAGTAATCGAGGATCTTCCAGATTCATTAATAAAAAgcttcttatttttatttcgcTTATAGAGAGAATCATTGTAAAGGCTTCTGccttctttgtttctttgtcGTGTATGGTTTTAGATTGTCTAATAGTTGCGGAAAAGTTGAAAGTTTGTCTTGTCAGGAAATCATGTGACTCTCTTCTAATTGGTAGAATTCATATgaaaagttttgtttgtttctgaCTTTGAGCATGCATGAAAAACCTCAGCTTTTCACCTGGTTTCTTGTAGTCTTAATGATTTAGTGAGATTAGGAATCTATTCTTATTCAAGTGTTCAGTTCAGGTTCTAGCGTCTCAGCATCTACTAAGACAGTCTACTTCATGTTTATTATGTTGGTCATTATGAACAAAAGGTTTCTTATGCTCTCAACTTAATGATTCCTTCTTCAAGTTCTATATGACTGCTGCGATATTTCAGTTTCAGTAACTAGTTGTTTTATTTtcctttatatatttgaaactcATGTTATTTCAAGATCCTGCTATGGGATATTTAATCTCGACTTCGACCTACATTAAACTTCTCTTCTGTGCCACTTCCCACTCATTGTCGCTTTAGTGTCGCTGTGTCGGTTTAGTTGCAATTCCTCTTAGGAGGATTGTCAAATGATAATAGGAAATGTATCATGTCGCTGGGGTAGCTTAGCTCTAGGttccaaacacaaacaaaaaaaacgaagCCAGCGTTTAATATATCAGAGTTTGGAAATTACAAAGATGAGGATTTGGAAACCACCAAACTCTCCATAAACTTTTCTCAATCTTCCTGAAACTTTTATACATATAGAAAGCATAGCCTCACTAAAACACAGTCACATGAGAGTAACTAATACTTTATAatactttataaaatatagaaatgcGCTTGACTTTACAGgattgatgttttgaaatcaAATCGGATACCAAATAATTGCTTCTTAGTGACCTTAGCGTTGGAGCTTACACATTTATCCACAACTCTCTTAAATCTATTTAGGGTACTCAGACTCCAGTTTAGCTCGGAGTTCCTTCCTAAGAATCTTTCCGGACACTGCTTTCGGAATAGCTTCTATGAAAAACACCATCTTGATTCTCTTGTAATGAACCACCTACATGTAAGATTATCACACCATTCATTTAAGACATGCAAAAGTATCCATCTTTGTGTGCTTTGCGTTTGGAGAGTGGAAGTAAAATCTTTACCTGTTTGTTGACATAACTCTTGACATCATCTTCGGTTAAATGAGACCCTTCTGATCTAACCACATATGCTACTGGAACCTCATCAGCAACTTCATCCTTCATCCTGAAAATTCAAGCTTCATTAGAAGCTACAAATAGTGGTGCTTCAAACTGGAAGGTTTTAGAattgtgttttaaaaactcACGCCACAACTGCAGCATCCTCGATGTAAGGATGAGAAATAAGTAATGCTTCAAGCTCAGCTGGAGCCACTTGATAGCCTTTGAATTTGATAAGTTCCTTTAACCGATCAACAATGAAGACCTCATCGTCATCATCCACAAACCCAATATCTCCTGTGTGTAACCACCCGTCTTTGTCTATGGTTATCGCAGTAGCCTCCGGATCATTCAAATAACCTAACAATAACACACTCTTTTTCACCATCAAAGTATTTTTCCTATGTAAGTAAAATTATTGATTCGTTTACCTTTCATGAGTTGATCACCTCGGATGCATATTTCGCCAGGTTTGTTGCGTGGTAAAGAGACTCCGGTTATGGTGTCGACCACTTTCATCTCGGCGTTTCTGATCACAGTCCCGCACGCACCAGACTTGGTCTTGAATGGGTTCTTTGCAAACGCTAATGACTTAGCCACCGTTCCTGACTCAGTCATTCCATAACCCTGAAAACATGTTTCCTTTTTTAGTTTAGTCATTACAAAAATGTGAAAACGACAACAGTTGACAATTGTCTACCATAATAACATCCATACTGACGAAGACAGGAACTAACGAACCACAGCAAAAGTCATCAAATAAGTTCTGtctgaaaaattataattaaagtaAACGGAAATTAATGTGTGACAGTCTCATCAACATGTGTTTGTCGTCCTAGTTGAATTAAATTTGATGGGTACTGTTAGCGTTTTATGTATGATCCCACTAACCTATCAATAAGTCAACACTGGAGTTTAGTTTTCTCAACTGCAATTAAAACAACTATAAGCTCGATCTGGATGGGTGATTCTTATAAAGAGATGAGTAATGAATGTGTCCCCAGTAATGGACTAAACGGTGCAAATAATTTATTACTCACAAATTATCTAAACTACATTATCTAAAGGCAATGTTAGAAACCAAACAGAGAAAATGCAGAACAAAGGGGGCAGTATGATCAGAGTGTTCTTTATGTTGGATTACGCGATGTAATAGATGGATCGAATCCAAAGTTCTTGTCAATGACAAAAGGCGTTTGACCACAATAGATGGCAGCCAATACCAAGATCGTTCTAGACTGTCAACGAAGTTGGATAAGTTAAAGTATCAAGACCATGCTTGCAATTGTGCAAGTTGGCATCGTGTTATTACTTTTTCTAGTTTCAAGTTCTTAAAAATGtatttgttattgttttttCATGTAAGCTTTAACAACTGTATTCAATCTTAATGAAGATAATATTTAGtcggaaaaaaaagaagagtgtTCTTTATTTGTCAGTGTGACACTAGACTCCATTTAAAAGCTAATAATCATTGTACTCTATctgttttataaaatgttttttatttattactgtACCTTTTAATCTGATGCAAAATTTGAATAACAAGGAACTTGTTGGATACTTTAATGTTGGTTTTGTTATTCTATTATCCTATCTTAGGAACTATTTAGTGATATTCAACCAACCGGACGAAACCATATTGGCTTAGGTACTAATTTATTGTCTTCAGTTtagttgtttaattttttttttaatcgaaGGTGCTATGCGTTAAATCGAGACTAATCTCACAATAAAAGTAGTCAACCTTATTTTCTCAAGTCTAAAATGAGTTCTATAGTCGTTTACTAGACAGGAACTAAGAAACCGCAGGATGAtagatatatcatatatctaGTCTAATAACATGAGCTACGTAAAGTTAAACTGCTTTTAGTCTATAATATAGTCGGTTAAaattctcaagaaaataaaatatatacatatatatatagccgGATATTTTGGACCAAGCAGAAACTAGCCTATAGAAAAGTACTTCAATTAATGTTTGACAAATTTATAAGACTAGAATGAATCATCCTTGTCAGTTCTAACTAAACCAGCTAAACTggttaatctctcaaagtctacCCGAAATGGCAAAGTTTGACCAAATATGAACCATCCTTCTATCTGGTCGTCTAAATGTACAGTttgctaactttttttttgctattaatAGAATAAAGTACACTTGTCAGAATTTGGAAGTGTTGTTTTGATGTGAAATTCCAGAAcaatatgtttttgtttggttcccCTTTATAATTCGCTCGCCCACCACGAGTTACTTAACTTTCATCTAACTGGTTGACTTGCATAGTCAAAGATGACGAGAACGATGGGTAGTCAATTTCtacatattaaaacaaatagTGTATTATTGGTACTCTAACATTGCCATTACAACCCGTATATATTCGAAATCTGATGATGCCGATCTACACTGacataaatagttttaaagcTTAGGTTTGGTGCAACCACCACTAATTAATCCATTTCTTTAATATTTAGACCACGAACTTGTTAGTGTATCTACTACCTTTTGGTCAAAGACTTTAGAATATGGATGATAAGTCCTCGACAGGAGATATACCTTAAGTTTGATCTCATTGAAAACTTGTATAGTCAAAGATAGTGACAACGATAGCTAATCAAACGACTACATATAATCAAATACTATTGGTACCTCTAACATCGCAATTTACCAATAAATATTCGAAATTTGGTGACGCTGAAGATCTAGACACTaacataaatagttttaaagcTTAGGTTTGGTGAACCACCACTATCAGTCCATTTCTTAAATATTTAGACCACGAACTTGTTAGTGTGTCTatttatacattaaaatattCCATTTGATTGATTAATCACGTTAGGCAATTGCACATAGCGACAAATCTTCACCTACCCCCAAGCATTTATAGTACTAAACATTACAAATGTAAGTTAATCTTTAAGTACCACATATCTAATCGAAATAGCTATACTAATCCATTTTCTACTCAATAATAATCCACGagttattaactaattgcaaattCTCAATAATCATGTTTCTCAGACTCTGTCCAATTGAATTAAATTTACGAAGAAATCAGCAAAATAGTTGTGAAAATGAAAGGACACTAACTAAAACTGACCTGTCCAAATATGGCATTGGGAAACTTGAGACGCACGGCGTCTTCAAGCTCCTTCTTGAGCGTAGCTGCGCCTGAAAGCATCATCCTCACTGAGCTCAGATCGTACTTCTCCGTCTCCTGAGACTTAACAAACGCTAGAACCACCGGAGGAGCCACCGGAACTACGGTGACCTTATACCTCTGAATAAGCTCCATCACTAGATTCAACTCGAACCTCGGAACGATCAAGATCGCCGCTCCCGTCCTCATAGCCGAGAGCATCAACGCGTCGAGCGCGTAAATGTGAAACATAGGGAGGAAACAGAGAATGACGTCATCTCCGGTGAAGTTGACGTTAGGGTTTTCTCCGTCTACTTTCTGAGCGATGCTCGTAACTAATCCCTTGTGAGTGATCATCACTCCCTTCGGAAGCCCCGTGGTTCCGGAGGAGTACGGCATCGCTACAGTGTCTTCCGGCGAGATCTCCGGTTTAGGGAGCTCTGTTTCGTCCGCTTGAGCCAGTTCCTTGAAACTCACGCAACCGTCAGCTACTGGAACTGCGTCGTTTTCATCTTCCACGCAAACGATCAAAACGCTGTCGTTCTTCATGTTTGTAAGTTTATCTACGTAACATGACTTAGTGATGATCATCTTCGTGGCGGAAGCTTTTGCCTGTTTCTCTATCTCCGACTCTGTATAGAACGGATTCGCGGTGGTGGATACGGCTCCGAGGTAAGCCACGGCGAGGAAGGAGAGAGCAAACTCCGGCGAGTTCGGGAGAAGGAGCATGACGGTGTCACGTTGGCGGATCCCTAGCCGATGGATCCCGGCGGCGATACGCCGTAAACTGATTTGTACATCACCGTAGGTAAAGATACGTCCGGTAGCACCATCGATGAGACATGTGGCTGTGGAGTCTCCGTCGCCGTCGCCGGAGAACTTCTGGAAGACGTAATCGGTGAGAGGAAGATGATTAGGGATGGAGATGTCGGGAAGTTTGGACCGGAAAATGAATTCATGAGAAGGCTCTGGATCTGTCTTAAGAGGAAGTTCTTGATCTGTCTTCTTTGTGACAAAAAgcgtttgttgttgttgttggagcACCATTTGTGTGTAGACTCTAATTCTTCtacttagaaaaaataaaaattcttttcaaaatgtaacgttttatttttctttttcgtttttccTCTTTTGATTGAGTTTTATAATGGTACGTTGGGTTTTATAAAGAAACTGGACGAAgccgatttttttttataattattatatccACTATGATTTGTTTCCATTACATGCGATTTTCTTAATGATTTGTCTATAAACTATTGGTCGAGTGCAGCGTAGTTGGTGGGTGGGCCATTTTACTGTTGATTTTCAACACGGCttttattattcaaataaaGTTTCTTTTATCTTGTAGGTGTCAGaaaatcttattaaaaactattgtacaggtaatttttattattacggtgaaattatatattttttattttaagtgtatatataaaagtaattaaatttgGCTTAATTAGGTAAATTTAAACTGTATACtatgttttcttcatttttttttaaaaaacgtgtAAGTTGTAACTAAGTTTTGTACGCGAGTAAATCCACGTAGATATATAGAGTTTGATTGCGACTCCTGCTTTGCTTGAGAGGGATAATATTTGCTTTTTTGGTCAATAATAACTACTATAATATTATCTGTCTTTTAATACGATATTATTATATTTCTGTTATGGAAACCTTGAGACTACtccaaaagaaaataatatttatcagAAGATCggtcaaaaaaattaaaacagttGATATGTATAAAGTGAGGAATTTATACTATAATGTATTTATTCTAAACCATGAAATGTAGCCTAATATCttgtgttaattaatattattgataTGTATATTACCACCCGGATTTCAACCCTCCATATTGCACATTTTATGTTGTTGAACAAAAAAGTGTACACATGTAATCatgtatagtaaaaaaaattgtccGGTAAGTTTCAGAGCTTGTGTGAAAAATTTCTTTCAATCCAATAATTACCGTTATCACCTGATATGAAAACATGCACTTAACCTTTAACTATCTTCTAAAtatcgtttaaaaaaatattacatcatTAACTATAGCGAGCGTAAAAATATCAAAGCGTGGCAAGCGATTAACAAAATCAAGACCAAACAAAATGAAGTGCTTGAAGCCAAACAAGTTGTAACCAAGTGGTTAAGTTTGGTTGGTGATATCATTTGTCATGGATGTATTGATTTGACTATTATATTGTCTCGTGTTAATTTACTCCGAGTAATCTGTTTTCCTCTATTGTGAAGTGTTCGTGAGCAGAACAGGGTTAGCATCTTCGTTGTGATGAAGTTGGTTAAGCCACCCCTCCATTTCCTGTAGCGAAGGAGTCCTCGTCGCATCTTTCAGTAAGGGTCTTTCCCGGTTTGTTTCGCTACCCTCTTAATTCCTCAGTGGCTTCGTATTGGATGTTTGAAGCAATATAAAGAGGTCGATGTGTGGGATCAACCGGATGAAGATGCGGGGGAGCGGTTTGTCCCGGGTGGTTCAGTTCTTTTGGTTCTAGGGTTCAGGGGTCAGTATCGTGTGGGATCTGACTCGGGTGTGATGCTAATTTGTGTGGTTCTGGCTCTTCATCTCTTCATCGTGAACAGAGGTTCAGATGAGTTTCGGTCGTTTATGTCTTTCACGTCGCTTGCTCACTTGTCTGAATGTTGTTCTCCGCAAGTTATCCGGCTGCTTTAGGCTCCTTACTATTATCTTTGGCCTTTGTTCATTAATGTATGTGGGTGTAGAGGTATGATCTTGCTTTAGTCTTTTAAGTTAGCATTCAGTTTGTTGGTAGTTGCCTGTGTTTGGGCTTAAGTTACCCTTGTATGGGTTTTAGTTCCGGGGATTTCACTTTGTTCCGGTTATGTATTTCATCAGGTTCTAATATAAATCagttgacggaaaaaaaaaatctgttttcctctattaaaaacacacaaTCTTAATTCGTTTCTAGTAGACCACCTATATGGATGACCACACGAATACGTAGACCATTGCATGAATGAATTGGACATTAGTGAATGAAAAACCTTTAACAAACGAATTCGAAGTTCTCTTTACTTGAAGCTTGCTTTTCTTTTTAGATGACTCTTATAATTCAAGTCTGCATTAAAACTTGAATATCACATTCCAATATCTGCCACATTCGTAAACCATATGCATCTTCTTCACTATACGATACAATAATGTAACAAAAAGGAACTTCTTATAAAACAATTTGTAAAAAGGGGATAATTCTTGAAACTCGGGGTAATAGATTCCTAAAAGAAATTTACTCATTAACCCATAATTACGAAGGGTAGAGACAATTCCTTACACCTGATTAACACAAATCGAAGTTGCaataaatattaacttttcttcCCATTAAAGAGAGTATGTGTTGCTTTAGCTTCAGTAGAAAATATGCAATCCAATAGTAGGATACTTTCCAACTTTTTGATGGCATGGTTGTTTACCTTGAGATGCAAGTATGAAACCACTACCAAGAACTGTTTATGTCAATGAGTggctttatatgtttttaatcaaattactAGTTGTGGTTATCCATTCGTATCCCGTTTTTGGTTACCCCTAATATGACAATGACATAAATAGTTGCAAAGCTAATTCTTATGAACCACCAATAGTCTGATTTAGACCACAAAGTTGTTGTATCTCTctatcatataaatatattactgTGGGTATTTATATTATTCAGCATATCAACCCCATCTTATACTACATCTGTAGTGATGGGTcgttctccccccccccccccccccccggccATTCTACAATTATGTCATACTTAAAACATGgtaccatatttcaaccaaatgaaaatagagtaaattagttaaatatactAACAAATGTGGGATATCATTGAATGGGGGGGAAAATAGTAATGTTGGGGGGAAGAAAATTGGAAGGATATAGGGTATGGAGTGCAAATAGGGGAAAAGTGGTGTGTAGGGAGTACAAATTTTCATGAAAATAACTTtgaggaaaacaaaaaaatacaacaattaTTAATTATTCACCACACGAATACAAGCAACTATattgcactacaagaaatatgaatATTGGTAGCAGTTCGTGGT encodes:
- the LOC106439662 gene encoding mitogen-activated protein kinase kinase 5, whose product is MRQSRLSNRREPTKVFVLQVTSTTQPNFHSLQFFHTRTHEHVDTFFSMICLSILTFSFDQIDSKDESNHLVGEEAMRRNKRPDLSLPLPNRNVALAVPLPLPPPPSSSSALASSSAISTNISAAKRLSELERVNRIGSGAGGTVYKVIHLPTSRPFALKVIYGNHDDNVRRQICREIEILRSVDHPNVVKCHDMFDHNGEVQVLLEFMDKGSLEGRHVSRENELAGLTRQILSGLAYIHRRHIVHRDIKPSNLLINSANNVKIADFGVSRILAQTMDPCNSSVGTIAYMSPERINTDLNHGRYDGYAGDIWSLGVSVLEFYLGRFPFAVSRQGDWASLMCAICMTQPPEAPATASEDFRHFISCCLQSDPPKRWSAQQLLQHPFIVKSSGGPNLRQMLPPPPPAS
- the LOC106439660 gene encoding 4-coumarate--CoA ligase 4 codes for the protein MVLQQQQQTLFVTKKTDQELPLKTDPEPSHEFIFRSKLPDISIPNHLPLTDYVFQKFSGDGDGDSTATCLIDGATGRIFTYGDVQISLRRIAAGIHRLGIRQRDTVMLLLPNSPEFALSFLAVAYLGAVSTTANPFYTESEIEKQAKASATKMIITKSCYVDKLTNMKNDSVLIVCVEDENDAVPVADGCVSFKELAQADETELPKPEISPEDTVAMPYSSGTTGLPKGVMITHKGLVTSIAQKVDGENPNVNFTGDDVILCFLPMFHIYALDALMLSAMRTGAAILIVPRFELNLVMELIQRYKVTVVPVAPPVVLAFVKSQETEKYDLSSVRMMLSGAATLKKELEDAVRLKFPNAIFGQGYGMTESGTVAKSLAFAKNPFKTKSGACGTVIRNAEMKVVDTITGVSLPRNKPGEICIRGDQLMKGYLNDPEATAITIDKDGWLHTGDIGFVDDDDEVFIVDRLKELIKFKGYQVAPAELEALLISHPYIEDAAVVAMKDEVADEVPVAYVVRSEGSHLTEDDVKSYVNKQVVHYKRIKMVFFIEAIPKAVSGKILRKELRAKLESEYPK